From Qipengyuania soli:
ATGCCGAACAGCAGCCACGGCGGCGGCATCTCGCGCAAGATTTCGAGCGCCAGCGACCGCAAGCGGCTGAAGCAGATCGTCTCCGACCTGACGCTGCCCAAGTCGATGGGCCTGATCGTCCGCACCGCCGGCCTCAGCCGCACGAAGCCGGAAATCAAGCGCGACTTCGACTACCTTGCCCGCCTGTGGGACGAAATCCGCGAGAAGACCCTCGCCTCGGCCGCGCCTGCGCTGATCCATTCGGACAGCGATCTGATCAAGCGCGCCATCCGCGACATCTACAACAAGGAGATCGAGGAAGTCGTCGTCGAGGGCGAAAGCGGCTACAAGTCGGCCAAGGAATTCATGAAGTTGTTGATGCCCAGCCACGCGCGCAGGGTTAAGCAGTATGCCGACCCGGTGCCGCTGTTCCAGCGCTATGGTGCGGAAGACCAGTTGAAGGCAATGTACGATCCGGTCGTGCAGCTTAAGAGCGGCGGCTACCTCGTCATCAACCCGACCGAAGCCCTGGTCTCGATCGACATCAACTCGGGCCGCTCCACCAAGGAGCACAATATCGAGCAGACCGCGCTCTCGACCAACCTCGAGGCCGCGCGCGAGATTGCCCGCCAGCTCCGCCTGCGCGACATGGCCGGCCTGGTCGTGATCGACTTCATCGATCAGGAGCACCACTCGAACACCCGCAAGGTCGAGAAGGCCATGAAGGAGGCGCTCAAGAACGATCGTGCGCGCATCCAGGTCGGCCGCATCTCCAGCTTCGGCCTCATGGAAATGAGCCGCCAGCGCCTGCGCACCGGTGTGCTCGAAGCTACCACCCGCGATTGCCCGCATTGCGACGGCACCGGCCTCGTGCGCACTGCCTCTTCGGCGGGCCTCTCGGCGCTACGCCTCATCGAAGAGGAAGCGGCCAAGGGCAAGGGAACGATCATCACCCTCGGTGCCAGCACCGAAGCGGCGGTCTATCTCCTGAACGAGAAGCGCGCCGACCTGATGGAGATCGAGGAGCGCTACGGCGTGACCGTGGTCGTGCGTCCGGAAGGCGAGGACGAAGGCGCCAAGATGAGCGTCGGCAGCTCGGGCCCGCGTCCGACCAACGCCCCGCGTTTCGAAACCATCGCCGTCGAAGAAGACGATGACTACGACGTCGAGGAAATCGACGAGGACGAGGACGAGGAAGAAGCCGAAGCGCGCGACGACGATCGCTCGCGAGACAAGAAGCGCCGCCGCCGTCGTGGTGGACGTGGACGCAACAAGCGCCGCGACCGCGAGGAAGGCGATGAAGGCAGCGAGGCCGAAGAAGCAGAAGGCGAGGAAGCCCCCGCCGAACGCGGCGATGAAGACGGCGAGGATCGCCCGAAGAAGCGTCGCCGTCGCGGTGGTCGCCGCCGGGGCGGTCGCGGTCGCGGTCGCGGTTCGGACGAGGTGACGGCGGAAGACGCCGAAAACCTGGCCGAGGTATCCGAACAGGTGGTCGACGACATGGCCGTTGTCGCAGGACCGGAAGGCTCGCCCGAAACCGCCGAAGCAGCTGCGGAGGAAGAGGCGCCCAAGCCCAAGGCCAAGCGCACGCGCAAGAAGAAGGTCGAGGAGCCAGCTCCCGAGGCAGAAGTCGAAGCCGAGGCACCTGCCGAGGAAAAGCCCAAGGCCAAGCGTACGCGCAAAAAGAAGGCCGAAGAGCCTGCAGCCGAAGCCGCCGAAGCCGAGGCTCCCGCAGAAGAGGCGCCCAAGCCGAAGCGTACTCGCAAGAAGAAGGCGGAGCCTGCTCCCGAAGCAACGGGCGATGCTCCTGCCGAAGAAGCACCGCAGGCTGAAGACGCCGCACCGACCGATGAAGGCGGTTCGCCGCGTCGCGGGTGGTGGCAGCGCACCTTCGGCGAATAGGCTTGCACGGATACCCCGCCGACGACGCGACGCGCCCTGCGCATCACCGCGTCGGCGGGGGTTTCCGCAATCCCCCCGGAAGTCCGCGCCAGGACGCTACACTTCGCGATTTCCTGCGCTTCCTGCTGCTCGACATGCGGCGCGCCAAGCTGCCGCCGGTACCCGATGGGCACGTTGCCGCTGATCCGCTGGATCTCGCCAACCTCCCTGAAAATCACGTAGCCTGGCTCGGCCATGCCTGCTTCGCCATGCGCATGTCAGGCAAACTCGTCCTTACGGACCCCTACCTCAGTCGGACTGCCGGACCGCTGGGATTCGGCCCGAAGCGATTCATTCCGGCGGCGGTCGCCGCGGCCGAACTGCCCAGAGTCGACCTGATTGCGATCAGCCACAACCATTACGACCACATCGATGTGCGGGCCCTGCGCAGCTATCGCTGGCGCAGCGAAACCCCCGTTGTCTGCCCTCTAGGCGTCGGTAGGCTGATGTCCCGGCTCGGCTACCGACACATCGTGGAACTCGACTGGTGGCAGGACTGGCAGCTCGACTCGCTCACCCTGAGCTGCCTGCCTGCGGTCCACTTCTCGGGACGTGGCCTGTTCGACCGTAACCGGACACTCTGGTGCAGCTTTGGCTTTGCCTCCTCCGATCGCAACGTCTGGTTCGGCGGAGATACGGCACCGGGCGCCGTGTTCAGCGAAATCGGCCAGCGAGCGGGCCCGTTCGACCTCGCCATCGTCGGTATCGGTGCCTACGAACCGCGCAGCATCATGCAGGCAAGCCACGCCACGCCCGAGGAAGGCATTGCCATCGCCCGCGACATCGGGGCAAGCGCGGCGCTCGGCATGCACTGGGGGACGGTGATGTTGACACCGGAGGACCCGTTCGAAGCACCGGAACGATTCCGGCGAGCAGCGCTGGAACAGCAATATGGCGAGGCGAACGCGTGGACACTGCCGATAGGCGGCGTGCGCGCCTTCTAGGCGAAGGCTACATCCCTTCCTTGCGGGCGACGCCCCATTCCATCCAGCCCATGACCTTGGGCGCCTTGTCGAGATAGGCCTGCCCGAGCGGCTCGACCGAAAAACCGGCGCCGCGCAGCGCCGAACCAATCGGACGTGTCAGGTGGCAGCCACCGGCGAGGGGCTTCCATATCGGCTCGATCCGGTCCTGCCATTTGGCGACACTCGCATCCGGCGCACGGCCATGTTCGAGAAACAGCAATTTGCCCCCGGGCCGAAGGATCCGGCGCATCTCGGACATCACCTGCGCCGGGTCCTGTACCGAACACAGCGTGTAGGTGCACACGACCGTGTCGAACATGCCGTCGCGGAACGGAATGTCTTCGCCCACTCCCTGGCGGATATCGACATCCCAGCCCTTGGCCGCCGCCTGCGCCCGTGCGCCCTCTAGCAGCTTTTCATGCGGGTCGATGCCGGAGAAACTGGTGACGAGATCGGTGTCGTATAACGCCTGGTTCAGGCCGCCGCCGCAGCCGAGTTCGAATACCTTGCCCTCGGCCAATGGCACAATCTCGCGTCGCCGTTTGGCGATGCCTTTCTGGCCGCATGCCAGCGTGATCATGCGCGGCATGACGTGGCGATCGTAAAACTGCCGCAAGCCCATCCTTGCCGCTCCTCCCCTCAAAGGAGCTGTTATTATGCCTGAAACTTCACCGGTGGGAACTGGAAATCGGTGCTATGTTGCGGTTCTCGCAAGATAAGCGCGAATGTCCTGCAGGTCCTGCGGCTTGTCGACGTCGACTGCGGCGAGACCATTGGATGCCCGGACAAGGCGCGCTTCGATTCCGATGCGCTTGCCGAGCCTTTCGATCCCCTGTGCGAGGCCAAGTCGCCCGAATGCGTAGGACACGAGGGTTCCGAGCCCGAGCCTACCAGCAATTCGCCACGGACGCTTGCGATCCGCCTCGACGCTGCGCCACGTGGCCAGCGCCGCCTGGGCGCGGGGTGTGCGAAGGTAGAACAAGTTGCAGCCCGACCACGCGCCGTCGGCAAAACGCAGATAGGTGCGCTTGGAACCCGGCACGGCGGCTTCGATATCCTCCTGCCTGGCGAGAGCCACGCCGAGATCGGCATCAGCGGGTGTATTCGTGACCAATTCGGTCACCCACGCTGCCTGCAGCAGGGCGTGATCGGCAGTTGTGATGACAATCGGCGCTCCCAGCGATGCGAAGGCTATGCTGGCACTCTCGCTAGGCCCCGTGCCGGTAGGGAGGACTTCGCACCCGAGCGTGCGTGCCAAGTCAGCGACCGGACCTTCGTCGCACGAGACACCGATGCGTTCGATGTTTGCCCCACGCAGTGCAGTGACCACGCGATCCAGCAGCGCCCTCCCCTCGATTTCAATCAGTGCCTTGTGGGGCTTGCCTTCCGCGCCCGCCAGCGGGTCACCGCCCGGCCGCGTTCCCGCCAGCACCAGAGCCGAGGTCACTGCGCGCGCTCCGCCCTCACGAGGCCCCGCATCACGCGCCAGACAGTCGCGCTCATGAGCATCCACAACACCGCCATGCCGCAGGCGACAGCGATACCCACGCCGATCGGCCCCATGGGCGACAATGCGAGGATGCCGATACCGAGCACGGAAACTGCGATCAGTCGGATGGCCAGTGGATATTGCGCATGGCCGGTCGAATAGAGCATCGGTTCATAGGTAACGGAGGCCAATTCGAAGGATGCCGCTACCGCCAGCGGGATCAGGATGACTGCGCCGCGCGTGTAGGCGTCCCCGCCGATGAGTGTCAGCAAGGGCTCGCCGAGGAAGACCGCAACAAGCGTCACAACCGCACCCGCCAGCGCGGCGATAACCGTTACCTGGCGAACCAGCTTGCGGAAGAGATCGATCGATTGCGTGGTCCGCGCGACGGCGAACTCGGGGAAGATCGCACGGGTGAGCATGCCCGAGAGCTTGCCAATGCCTTGTCCCAGCTGGTCGGCAAGGCGGTAGAGTCCCGCCGCGCTGGTCCCGAGAAGATAGCCCACCGCCAGCACCGGCCCCTGTTTGTAGATCGCATCGAGCGTGGAGCTGGCATAGGTGATGCCGAAGAACTTCGGCACTTCGGGATTGCTCGTCAGCGTTTCGCGGAAATGGCCGAAATTCTCGCGACTGAGCGCCTTCGGCACGAGCCGCCAGGCGACAAGCCAATAGAGAGCTCCCGTCAGAAGGTCGAAGAAGGCCCAGGCGAAGAGAAAACGCCCGACTGTCGGCCCCCATAGGATGATAACCAGCGAAGCGATCAGGCGACCCGCCGGGACCACCGCCTCGACATAGGTGCCCAGATCGAAGCGATCGAGGACACGGACGATGCCGTTGGGAGTGGTCATGCGCGACCACAGCAGCGCGACATTGAACCAGAAGGCCATGTCGATGAATTCGGGGTTGAGATCCAGCGCGCCGCCGAAACCGTAATAGACCACATAAGCGACGATGGTGCCGACTATCGCGCCCGACACGTCGATTGCGCCGCACAGCCAGACCAGGCGCCCGAAATTCCGCCAGTCCTTCCGGTGCGCAGGATCGGCGCCGAATTTGACGACAGTCTGCCACGTCTGGAAGCTCGCCAGGGCCACCAGCGCGAGACCGGTCGCAAAGATCAGCGAGAAGTGGCCGAAGTTCTTGAGGCCCAGAGAGCGCGACAGAATCGCGAGATAGGCAATGGAGCAAACCGCCCCGAAGCCCTTCCCGCCCATCAGCCAGGCGACATTCTTGAGGATGTTGAGCAGACCGCCGCGCCGGGGCTCGCCGGGCCGGTCCGTCTCCATGTCCGCAAGTTCCATTACAAATCCCGAAGCGGCACGCGGCCCGATACTCGGCAGCGCGGTAGCTGCTGGCGCGTATGTAGGCAATCGGCGCGCGGCTGCAATTCACTTTGCATCGACGAGTCGTTGCCCTATCCGCGCGGCCCATGTCCCGGGCGGTCTTCCTGTTCAACCACGATGCGGCACACCAGGTCGCCCACCTTGCCCCGGTCGCAGGCGCAATGGCACGCCTCCATCCGGAAGTGGAAACGGTCGTCGCCTATGCCAGCGACGCCATCCGCGCGCGGGTAGAGGAGCTCTTGCGTCCCGGGGATGCGGAACGGATTGTCTGGCAGGAACTGTCGCTGCCACCCGTGGCAAGAGCCGTCAGCAGCCTTCTGGACAAGATCGCCCCGGTCACGCGACTGGCGCGCCTGCGGGTCCACCAGCCGCTGTTTGCCGCGAGCGATGCGGTTATTTCGACCGAGCGGACGTGTCTTCGGGTAAAGAAGCGTCTCCACCCGCGCACGGCACCGCTCTTCATCCGCGTACCCCACGGCACGGGTGACCGCAGCGTCACCTTCCACCCCGACCATCGCAAGTTCGACCTCAGCCTCGTCGCGGGACCCAAGATGAAGGAGCAGCTTGTCGCCAATGGCGTCGATGCGGCGAAGATCCAGGTCACCGGCTATTCCAAGTTCGAAGGGGTCGACATCGACGCGCGGCCCGACTTCTTCGGCAACGGCCGCCCGACCTTCGTCTACAATCCGCATTTCGACCCGCACCTGTCGAGCTGGTACGATGCCGGTCCCGACCTGCTGCGGTGGTTCGCGAGCGATCAGGGTCAAGCCTACAACCTGGTCTTTGCGCCGCATGTCATGCTGTTCCGCAAGTCGATGCACATTTCGCCCGAATACAAGGTCGGCAGGATGCGCCCGGAGATACCCGAAGAGGACCTCGCAGCTTCCAACGTGCTCGTCGATGTCGATGGCCCGCGACTGTTCGACATGTCCTACATGCTTGGCGCGGACGGTTACATCGGTGATGCATCGAGCCAGCTTTACGAATTCCTCGTTCGCCCGCGGCCGGTATTCCTGCTCGATCCCAATGGTGCGCTGGGTTCGCAGGGTGAAGAAACCCTGCCCTTCCTGCGGACCGGGGAGCGGGTCGAGAGCATCTCGGCCCTCGCCGCGGCATTGGCCGACTGGGAAGAAAGCGGTCGAAAATATCGCCCCGAGCAGGAGCAACTGATCGCCCATACCTTCGCGCTTTCCGACACGCCCGCGTCGGAACGTGCCGCGAACGCCATCGCCGAAGCCATCGCGCGGCGGAGGGGGTGACGGGTGCGCATAGCCTATGTGATCAATTCGATGGAAGGCGGCGGGGCGCAGACCCCCCTCCCCAAGATCGTGCGCGCGCTCGAGAAGGCTGGTGCCGAGGTTCTGGTCATGGCCCTCACTCGCCGCAATGGGCTCGCCATCGAGCGGCTTCGGGCGGAGGGGATCGAGCCGCTTGTCCGCGACGGAGGCGAAAAGGACCAACTGGCCGCCTATCGCTGGATCAGGGACGAAGCGCGTCGATGGAATGCTGACGTCGTCTGGACATCGCTGACCCGGGCCACGCTGCTCGGCCAGGTCGCGGGCCGCACGCTGGGCGTCCCGGTCGTCAGCTGGCAGCACAATGCGTTCCTCAAGCCGTGGAACGAACGCCTCCTTCGCTGGCGGGCGAAGTCGGCCGACATCTGGGTTGCCGATAGCGCGCAGGTGGCTGCCCTGACCACGGAGCGCCTCGGCATTCCTGCGGCGAACCTCGTAACCTGGCCGATCTTCGCTGCCGAACCCGATGCACCGCAGTCTAGGCCCTGGCAGAAGGGCGAGACTGTGAGGATCGGCAGCCTCGGTCGCCTGCACCCCAACAAGGGCTACGACATCCTCATCGAGGCCCTCGCGCTGATGCATTCGCGGGCCGATGCGCCGACGACGCCCTACAGGATCGAAATTGCCGGCACCGGCGCTGACGAGGCGGACCTGCGTGCGCAGGCGAAGGCGCGCGGCATCGACACCATCGACTTCATCGGCTTTGCCAGCGACCCCGCCGAATACCTCGCCGGCCTACACCTCTACCTCCAGCCGTCGCGCCGTGAAGGGTTCTGCATCGCCGCGCACGAGGCAATGCAGGCGGGCCTACCGGTGATCGTGTCGCGTACGGGAGAGATGCCATTCACCGTCGACACGCCAGCCATCGGTCGGGTGGTCGAGGTGGGCGATGCGCAATCGCTGGCCGCTGCACTCGCGGAGCTGCTCGCCGAACCGGAAAAGCTTGCCGCACTGGGCCAGGCTGCTCGGGCACGGGTCCTCGAAAAGTTCTCGCAGGACCGCTTCGATGCCGTGGGGGCAGAAATCGTGGGCCGGCTCGAAAAACTGCTCAATCCGCGCTGATCACCCGCCAGCCGCGCGCTTTTGCCCTGGTTCGCTTGCCCGCGCTCATACTCACGAATATCGCCTCGTCGGCCAGTTCCAGGAGCGGCGCATCGGCGAAGCTGTCGCTTACGAAGCGCAGCTCCGACTCTTCCAATGAGAGGCCCTGTTCTGCCGCCCATGCGCGCACGCGGGCGAGCTTGGTCTCGGCATAGCAATTGCCGCCAGGGATCGTGTGCCCGTCCCAGCGCGTCCCGATCAGTGTCTCGATCCCGAGGTGGTCGGCAAATGCGCGGGCGTAGAATTCGAACGCAGCGGTCGCGACAAGGATTTGGGCACCCTTAGCACGATCCTCTTCAAGAAATGCCAGGGTCGCAGGCATGAAGCCTCCGTTGCGGGCACGATGCGCAGCAAATTCACGACCTGCCTCCTGCAGCGTCGCGACCGGTGCATTGCCCAGCATAAGCCGCATCCCGCGGGTCTTGAGCATTGTGCGGTCGTATAGCCCGATGCGATAACCGATCATCATCGCCACCCAGACCGGCAGAAGCGCCAGCCTCCACGGGGCAATCCGGCGCGCCGCAAAGACGAGGAAGGGCGTAAAGGTCGCCCGTCGCGTCAGCGTGTTGTCGAGGTCGTAGATGGCGATCCGCATGTGGCGCGAGTGCCAGCGCAGCAGGACGCAATCAAGTCAGGGGGCGATTTCCTCACCCTTCCAGTCGAAGACCTTGCCGCTGTCGGCCGGCGTCAAGGCGTCAATCACGCCGAGAAGGTTTCGTGCCGCATCTTCGGGCTTCCTCAGTTGCCCCTCGGGCAAACCGGACTGGAACGGTGCGGAAAGCCTGGTATCGACCGTCCCGGGATGCAGGGCCGCCACGACGGAGCGCTTGTGGGTCCGCCCCATCTCGATGGCGAAATTGCGCACCAGCATGTTGAGCGCCGCCTTGCTCGCCCGGTAGCTGTGCCAGCCGCCAAGCCGGTTGTCGGAGATCGAGCCAACCCGTGCAGACAGCGCCACGAAGGCACAGCGTCCTTCGCGCGGGAACAGGGGCAGCATGTGCTTGGCGATGAGTGCAGGACCGATGGTGTTGATGCGGAACATCTCTTCCATGACGGCCGCGTCGATCTGGCGCAGGCTGCGTTCGGGACTACTTCCTCCGCTGAGCGTCAGGACTCCGGTGGCCGCGATGACGAGGTCAGGCGGAGTTGCCCGCAAATTTTCCGCTATCCTGGCGATACTGTCCTCGTCGGCGAGGTCGAAAACGAAGCTGCGCGCTCCTTTGAGGTCCGTGTCGCCGCTGCGACTGCCACACCATACCTCCACCCCATGCGACAGCAGCGCCTCGGCCAGTGCGCGACCTATGCCGCCTCCGGCACCGAACACCACCGAGCGGCGGAACCCCTTTCCTACATCGTCCATGTCGACCTAGACCCGTTAGATGACCTACCGGTTCCCCTCGAATGCGCCGAAAATCGGCCATTCAGCCCTTCGGACGGGTTTTCTTCATGACCGTGTTCCATGTGTTCCATCCTTTAGGACAGGCATTGCGGGAAATGCGTCATACTCGGTCTTGCGCCACTCGTCCGAGGCGCTAAGTGGGTTTCGCAAAGCAACAGGACCGATAGCGTAATGGCGAGTTTCACCCTCCCCGCGAATTCGAAGATCACCGGCAAGACCCGCGCCCATCCGGCGCAGGGCGGCGGTCGCATCCGCAAGTTCAAGATCTACCGTTACGATCCCGACAGTGGGGAGAACCCGCGCTACGACACCTTCGAGCTCGACCTCGACGATTGCGGACCGATGGTTCTCGACGCGCTGTTCAAGATCAAGAACGAGATCGACCCGACGCTGACCTTCCGCCGCTCGTGCCGCGAAGGCATCTGCGGGTCGTGCTCGATGAACATGAACGGCAAGAACGGCCTCGCCTGCACCACCGCGATCGAAGACCTGAAGGGCGAGGTGCGCATCACCCCGCTGCCGAGCATGGACGTGATCAAGGACCTCGTCCCCGACTTCACGCACTTCTACGCGCAGTACGCCAGTATCCGCCCGTGGCTCCAGACGGTCTCGACCACGCCGAGCGGCAAGGAGCGTCTCCAGTCGCCCGAACAGCGCGAGAAGCTCGACGGGCTTTACGAGTGCATCCTGTGCGCCTGCTGCTCGACTTCGTGCCCGAGCTACTGGTGGAACAGCGACAAGTTCCTCGGCCCTGCGATCCTGCTGCAGGCCTATCGCTGGCTGGCCGACAGCCGTGACGAAATGACCGGCGAGCGGCTCGACCAGCTGGAAGACCCCTTCCGCCTCTATCGCTGCCACACCATCATGAACTGCGCGAACGTCTGCCCCAAGGGCCTCAGCCCCGCCAAGGCGATCGCCGAAACCAAGAAGATGATGGCCGAACGCGCTATCTGATGGCGCGCTTCTCGGACGAGGTTTTCGACCACGAACCCGACCCGGAGAACCCGGGTTGGAAGAACTGGAACCTCAAGGACCAGACGCTGTTCAACGGCGCGGTGATGGGCAAGCTCATCACCCGCGTCGACGATGACGGGAAAGCGCGCCTGCGCATGTTTCCCGAACGGCGGCACGAGAACCTGCAGGGCATCATCCACGGCGCAGTGACGCTCTCGCTGATCGACATCAGCCTGTTCACGACCATGCACACGATCGGCACCGGCAATGCCGGGCCCTCGGTCACGGTCGAGCTTTCCACCCAGTTCGTCGGTGCCGGCAAGATGGACCGCCCGCTCGACGCCGTCTGCGAAATCGTGCGTGAGACCGGCAGCATGGTATTCGTGCGTGGCACGGTCGAACAGGGTGACGAGACCGTCGCCAGCTTCTCCGGCATCGTCAAGAAGATGAAGCGCCGCATCGCGTCATGAGCGGAATGCTCGCCCGTTACGAGCGGCTGGTCGCCGCGGGCGAATTGCGCTCCGACCCGGACCAACGCCGCGCGGCGGAACGGCTCGACAAGCTGCAGAAGGACCTCGAGTCCGAGACTTCGGGCGGGCTGCTCAGCCAGCTCTTCGGCGGTCGCAATACGCGACCGCAGGGCGTCTACATGTGGGGTGGCGTCGGACGCGGAAAGTCGATGCTGATGGACCTCTTCGTCGAGACGTTGGGCATTGGCGAGAAGCGTCGCACGCATTTCCACGAATTCATGCTCGAGGTCGACCGGCTGATCCGCGAGGAGCGCAAGAAGGAAGCCGGCGATCCGATCAAGCCGGTCGCAACGCGGATTGCCGATGGCGTCCGGTGCCTCGCCTTCGACGAGATGGTGGTCACGAACACCGCCGATGCGGCGATCATGAGCCGCCTGTTCACTGCGCTGATCCGCGACGAAGCTGTCACCGTGGTCACGACAAGCA
This genomic window contains:
- a CDS encoding Rne/Rng family ribonuclease, whose product is MATRMLIDARHQEETRVAVLKGNRIEEFDFESADHKQIKGNIYLAKVTRVEPSLQAAFVDFGGNRHGFLAFSEIHPDYYQIPKEDREALLAAEAEVAEEEARLREEEEDRGEMPGDEYDAEDESAESLVEDLAEDGLEEVDTSEKDDVATIEEGHVDGNGDDEDDSDEEEDETAEDGEDRSRGRGRKGRGRRQGKGGRARAKGVDDARARRMELRRRYKIQDVIQRRQVLLVQVVKEERGNKGAALTTYLSLAGRYTVLMPNSSHGGGISRKISSASDRKRLKQIVSDLTLPKSMGLIVRTAGLSRTKPEIKRDFDYLARLWDEIREKTLASAAPALIHSDSDLIKRAIRDIYNKEIEEVVVEGESGYKSAKEFMKLLMPSHARRVKQYADPVPLFQRYGAEDQLKAMYDPVVQLKSGGYLVINPTEALVSIDINSGRSTKEHNIEQTALSTNLEAAREIARQLRLRDMAGLVVIDFIDQEHHSNTRKVEKAMKEALKNDRARIQVGRISSFGLMEMSRQRLRTGVLEATTRDCPHCDGTGLVRTASSAGLSALRLIEEEAAKGKGTIITLGASTEAAVYLLNEKRADLMEIEERYGVTVVVRPEGEDEGAKMSVGSSGPRPTNAPRFETIAVEEDDDYDVEEIDEDEDEEEAEARDDDRSRDKKRRRRRGGRGRNKRRDREEGDEGSEAEEAEGEEAPAERGDEDGEDRPKKRRRRGGRRRGGRGRGRGSDEVTAEDAENLAEVSEQVVDDMAVVAGPEGSPETAEAAAEEEAPKPKAKRTRKKKVEEPAPEAEVEAEAPAEEKPKAKRTRKKKAEEPAAEAAEAEAPAEEAPKPKRTRKKKAEPAPEATGDAPAEEAPQAEDAAPTDEGGSPRRGWWQRTFGE
- a CDS encoding MBL fold metallo-hydrolase; its protein translation is MHGYPADDATRPAHHRVGGGFRNPPGSPRQDATLRDFLRFLLLDMRRAKLPPVPDGHVAADPLDLANLPENHVAWLGHACFAMRMSGKLVLTDPYLSRTAGPLGFGPKRFIPAAVAAAELPRVDLIAISHNHYDHIDVRALRSYRWRSETPVVCPLGVGRLMSRLGYRHIVELDWWQDWQLDSLTLSCLPAVHFSGRGLFDRNRTLWCSFGFASSDRNVWFGGDTAPGAVFSEIGQRAGPFDLAIVGIGAYEPRSIMQASHATPEEGIAIARDIGASAALGMHWGTVMLTPEDPFEAPERFRRAALEQQYGEANAWTLPIGGVRAF
- a CDS encoding class I SAM-dependent methyltransferase, whose product is MPRMITLACGQKGIAKRRREIVPLAEGKVFELGCGGGLNQALYDTDLVTSFSGIDPHEKLLEGARAQAAAKGWDVDIRQGVGEDIPFRDGMFDTVVCTYTLCSVQDPAQVMSEMRRILRPGGKLLFLEHGRAPDASVAKWQDRIEPIWKPLAGGCHLTRPIGSALRGAGFSVEPLGQAYLDKAPKVMGWMEWGVARKEGM
- a CDS encoding nucleotidyltransferase family protein, producing the protein MTSALVLAGTRPGGDPLAGAEGKPHKALIEIEGRALLDRVVTALRGANIERIGVSCDEGPVADLARTLGCEVLPTGTGPSESASIAFASLGAPIVITTADHALLQAAWVTELVTNTPADADLGVALARQEDIEAAVPGSKRTYLRFADGAWSGCNLFYLRTPRAQAALATWRSVEADRKRPWRIAGRLGLGTLVSYAFGRLGLAQGIERLGKRIGIEARLVRASNGLAAVDVDKPQDLQDIRAYLARTAT
- a CDS encoding lipopolysaccharide biosynthesis protein, yielding MELADMETDRPGEPRRGGLLNILKNVAWLMGGKGFGAVCSIAYLAILSRSLGLKNFGHFSLIFATGLALVALASFQTWQTVVKFGADPAHRKDWRNFGRLVWLCGAIDVSGAIVGTIVAYVVYYGFGGALDLNPEFIDMAFWFNVALLWSRMTTPNGIVRVLDRFDLGTYVEAVVPAGRLIASLVIILWGPTVGRFLFAWAFFDLLTGALYWLVAWRLVPKALSRENFGHFRETLTSNPEVPKFFGITYASSTLDAIYKQGPVLAVGYLLGTSAAGLYRLADQLGQGIGKLSGMLTRAIFPEFAVARTTQSIDLFRKLVRQVTVIAALAGAVVTLVAVFLGEPLLTLIGGDAYTRGAVILIPLAVAASFELASVTYEPMLYSTGHAQYPLAIRLIAVSVLGIGILALSPMGPIGVGIAVACGMAVLWMLMSATVWRVMRGLVRAERAQ
- a CDS encoding glycosyltransferase, producing the protein MRIAYVINSMEGGGAQTPLPKIVRALEKAGAEVLVMALTRRNGLAIERLRAEGIEPLVRDGGEKDQLAAYRWIRDEARRWNADVVWTSLTRATLLGQVAGRTLGVPVVSWQHNAFLKPWNERLLRWRAKSADIWVADSAQVAALTTERLGIPAANLVTWPIFAAEPDAPQSRPWQKGETVRIGSLGRLHPNKGYDILIEALALMHSRADAPTTPYRIEIAGTGADEADLRAQAKARGIDTIDFIGFASDPAEYLAGLHLYLQPSRREGFCIAAHEAMQAGLPVIVSRTGEMPFTVDTPAIGRVVEVGDAQSLAAALAELLAEPEKLAALGQAARARVLEKFSQDRFDAVGAEIVGRLEKLLNPR
- a CDS encoding HAD family hydrolase, giving the protein MRIAIYDLDNTLTRRATFTPFLVFAARRIAPWRLALLPVWVAMMIGYRIGLYDRTMLKTRGMRLMLGNAPVATLQEAGREFAAHRARNGGFMPATLAFLEEDRAKGAQILVATAAFEFYARAFADHLGIETLIGTRWDGHTIPGGNCYAETKLARVRAWAAEQGLSLEESELRFVSDSFADAPLLELADEAIFVSMSAGKRTRAKARGWRVISAD
- a CDS encoding SDR family NAD(P)-dependent oxidoreductase, with the translated sequence MDDVGKGFRRSVVFGAGGGIGRALAEALLSHGVEVWCGSRSGDTDLKGARSFVFDLADEDSIARIAENLRATPPDLVIAATGVLTLSGGSSPERSLRQIDAAVMEEMFRINTIGPALIAKHMLPLFPREGRCAFVALSARVGSISDNRLGGWHSYRASKAALNMLVRNFAIEMGRTHKRSVVAALHPGTVDTRLSAPFQSGLPEGQLRKPEDAARNLLGVIDALTPADSGKVFDWKGEEIAP
- a CDS encoding succinate dehydrogenase iron-sulfur subunit; amino-acid sequence: MASFTLPANSKITGKTRAHPAQGGGRIRKFKIYRYDPDSGENPRYDTFELDLDDCGPMVLDALFKIKNEIDPTLTFRRSCREGICGSCSMNMNGKNGLACTTAIEDLKGEVRITPLPSMDVIKDLVPDFTHFYAQYASIRPWLQTVSTTPSGKERLQSPEQREKLDGLYECILCACCSTSCPSYWWNSDKFLGPAILLQAYRWLADSRDEMTGERLDQLEDPFRLYRCHTIMNCANVCPKGLSPAKAIAETKKMMAERAI
- a CDS encoding PaaI family thioesterase, which gives rise to MARFSDEVFDHEPDPENPGWKNWNLKDQTLFNGAVMGKLITRVDDDGKARLRMFPERRHENLQGIIHGAVTLSLIDISLFTTMHTIGTGNAGPSVTVELSTQFVGAGKMDRPLDAVCEIVRETGSMVFVRGTVEQGDETVASFSGIVKKMKRRIAS